The proteins below come from a single Papaver somniferum cultivar HN1 chromosome 11, ASM357369v1, whole genome shotgun sequence genomic window:
- the LOC113322443 gene encoding uncharacterized protein LOC113322443: protein MGSYCSPDVWAWIQSLPPITQWKTNSMSICIFSSKLTQASLDLTINKANQNYHTSISFSIVADLHIPIPLWTSKSFKPSIQASKLLDNGTSCSLFCNLVKNILNYGPTKNISFLYIPSLDTISNFKEIFNLSFFTLTLLICIYEVPKDLRLECLETIKNHLVGSYSRDTTKTLMRLLGSNIEEQWMRSLNLAITNFIAEMDEQNHILRTPLPFSYAISTVGLWKVQLYCPIIAMKLDTSSHLPANERLQFSLRHQQLEGVIQFSYKVVVQEKWVNVIANVDNIRCDVIRLVSETLMRKQGAGSAEKHFPSRISLELTPTLQTNVLSVSVSKSSENPTLEIGLEKTVEGSFETPNILGLRAAMSETMTMSLKPWKFEQSIYGYSANLNWYLHDSVNGREVFSSKPSKIALLKPKAWFKNRYSSAYRPFTKQGGVVFAGDEYGDSVIWKIDKGALGKTMEWEIKGSIWLTYWPNKHRSFYTETRALEFREIVHLSLI from the exons ATGGGTTCTTATTGTTCTCCTGATGTATGGGCGTGGATCCAAAGCCTTCCACCAATTACTCAGTGGAAAACAAACTCCATGTCCATTTGTATCTTTTCCTCAAAATTAACTCAAGCATCACTAGATCTCACAATAAACAAAGCCAATCAAAACTACCACACGTCTATCTCTTTCTCCATTGTTGCAGATTTGCACATCCCCATCCCTCTTTGGAcctccaaatctttcaaacctAGTATACAAGCTTCAAAGTTGTTAGATAATGGAACAAGCTGCAGCCTGTTCTGTAATCTCGTTAAGAACATACTTAACTATGGTCCTACCAAGAATATTTCATTTCTTTACATCCCTTCCTTGGACACAATTAGCAACTTCAAGGAAATCTTCAACCTTTCATTCTTCACACTTACTCTTCTCATTTGTATCTATGAAGTCCCCAAAGATCTTAGATTGGAATGTCTAGAAACCATTAAGAATCATTTGGTCGGTTCGTATTCCAGAGATACTACAAAGACACTCATGCGGTTACTGGGATCAAATATTGAAGAACAGTGGATGAGATCATTAAACCTCGCAATCACTAATTTTATTGCAGAAATGGATGAACAGAACCACATCCTAAGGACACCACTGCCATTCTCATATGCGATCTCAACAGTTGGACTATGGAAAGTGCAATTATATTGCCCAATAATAGCCATGAAACTTGACACTTCAAGCCATTTGCCTGCAAATGAACGTTTGCAGTTCTCACTAAGACACCAGCAACTGGAGGGCGTGATCCAATTCAGTTACAAGGTAGTAGTCCAGGAGAAGTGGGTTAACGTGATCGCTAACGTAGATAACATAAG GTGTGACGTAATCCGGCTAGTGTCTGAAACTCTCATGAGAAAGCAAGGAGCTGGATCAGCAGAGAAACACTTTCCGTCACGTATATCATTGGAACTTACTCCAACTTTACAAACGAATGTGTTATCCGTGTCGGTGAGCAAATCTTCAGAGAATCCTACTCTAGAAATTGGCTTAGAAAAGACAGTAGAAGGTTCATTTGAAACACCCAATATTCTGGGGCTCAGAGCTGCAATGTCAGAAACCATGACAATGAGCTTAAAGCCGTGGAAGTTTGAGCAATCTATCTATGGATACAGCGCAAACTTGAATTGGTATCTTCACGATAGTGTAAATGGGCGAGAGGTTTTCTCCTCAAAGCCTTCTAAGATTGCTTTATTAAAACCGAAGGCGTGGTTTAAAAATAGGTACTCGAGCGCGTACAGACCATTCACCAAGCAAGGAGGAGTAGTTTTTGCAGGAGATGAGTATGGAGATAGCGTAATATGGAAAATTGATAAAGGTGCACTAGGGAAGACTATGGAGTGGGAGATAAAAGGAAGCATTTGGCTAACATACTGGCCAAATAAGCACAGATCATTCTACACTGAGACCAGAGCATTGGAGTTTAGAGAAATTGTGCATCTTTCCCTTATTTAA
- the LOC113322445 gene encoding macrophage migration inhibitory factor homolog isoform X2 produces the protein MPCLNLFMNVSLDEIDISSILSEASKSVANIIGKPESYVMIVVKGSIPMLFGGTDEPTAYGELVSIGGLNPDTNKKLSAAIAAILETKLSIPKSRFYLKFHDTKRSDFGWNGTTF, from the exons ATGCCGTGCTTAAACCTTTTCATGAATGTTAGCCTCGATGAAATCGACATCTCTTCAATCCTCTCCGAAGCTTCCAAATCCGTTGCTAACATCATTGGCAAACCAGAATCC TATGTGATGATTGTGGTTAAAGGGTCAATTCCGATGTTATTTGGCGGTACTGATGAACCTACAGCTTATGGTGAGCTAGTATCAATTGGGGGTTTGAACCCTGatacaaacaagaaattgagtGCTGCAATTGCTGCAATTCTTGAAACAAAATTGTCTATTCCAAAATCGAGGTTCTATCTCAAATTCCATGACACAAAG CGTTCTGACTTTGGATGGAATGGAACCACATTCTGA
- the LOC113322445 gene encoding macrophage migration inhibitory factor homolog isoform X1, with amino-acid sequence MPCLNLFMNVSLDEIDISSILSEASKSVANIIGKPESYVMIVVKGSIPMLFGGTDEPTAYGELVSIGGLNPDTNKKLSAAIAAILETKLSIPKSRFYLKFHDTKAHQSQEFAQCLHALHQH; translated from the exons ATGCCGTGCTTAAACCTTTTCATGAATGTTAGCCTCGATGAAATCGACATCTCTTCAATCCTCTCCGAAGCTTCCAAATCCGTTGCTAACATCATTGGCAAACCAGAATCC TATGTGATGATTGTGGTTAAAGGGTCAATTCCGATGTTATTTGGCGGTACTGATGAACCTACAGCTTATGGTGAGCTAGTATCAATTGGGGGTTTGAACCCTGatacaaacaagaaattgagtGCTGCAATTGCTGCAATTCTTGAAACAAAATTGTCTATTCCAAAATCGAGGTTCTATCTCAAATTCCATGACACAAAG GCACATCAAAGTCAAGAATTTGCACAGTGTTTACATGCTTTACACCAGCACTAG